From Alkalidesulfovibrio alkalitolerans DSM 16529, a single genomic window includes:
- a CDS encoding Spy/CpxP family protein refolding chaperone: MKRTLTILAVTAMLAGLLATNAFARGPGYGGCPGFGGGPVVMTPEQQQAFETIMDEHQKKMFELRQEMWARQTELDALQGNDPKRIQTLVAEMKDLRAKAFAEREVLTKKLEDAGIDAPAFGGRGGKRGGRGGGCDCDGPTFGKRGGPGGPGGRG, translated from the coding sequence ATGAAACGCACTCTTACCATCCTGGCCGTAACCGCCATGCTGGCGGGCCTTCTGGCCACCAACGCCTTCGCGCGCGGCCCCGGCTACGGCGGATGCCCCGGCTTCGGCGGCGGTCCGGTAGTCATGACGCCCGAGCAGCAGCAGGCCTTCGAAACCATCATGGACGAGCATCAGAAGAAGATGTTCGAACTGCGCCAGGAAATGTGGGCCAGGCAGACCGAACTCGACGCCCTGCAGGGCAACGACCCCAAGCGCATCCAGACCCTGGTCGCCGAAATGAAGGACCTGCGCGCCAAGGCTTTTGCCGAACGTGAAGTTCTGACCAAGAAGCTCGAAGACGCCGGCATCGACGCCCCGGCCTTCGGCGGACGCGGCGGCAAGCGCGGCGGACGCGGCGGCGGATGCGACTGCGACGGCCCGACCTTCGGCAAGCGCGGCGGCCCCGGCGGCCCTGGCGGACGCGGCTAA
- a CDS encoding NifU family protein, whose translation MREKVEAALEKIRPHLRRDGGDVELVEITAEGVVRVRLTGACKGCPMSRLTLRNGVEKVVLKEVPEVVAVEAVQDDAPTASTSCCPSA comes from the coding sequence ATGCGCGAGAAGGTTGAAGCCGCCCTGGAGAAGATCAGGCCGCATCTGCGGCGCGACGGCGGCGACGTGGAGCTTGTCGAGATCACGGCCGAGGGAGTGGTGCGCGTGCGCCTGACCGGCGCGTGCAAGGGTTGCCCCATGTCGCGGCTCACGCTTCGCAACGGCGTCGAGAAGGTCGTGCTCAAGGAAGTACCCGAAGTCGTGGCCGTTGAAGCCGTGCAAGACGACGCGCCGACCGCGTCTACGAGTTGCTGCCCGTCCGCGTAG
- a CDS encoding two-component system sensor histidine kinase NtrB: protein MAVAAMLVVAASLIFMAWDGVRRQQELLDRHLTLTAGVVSRGVQVHLMRRLRPAMPHPGPERHDERGPRLGQREPPPDKSFLGLGPLADEFFRETVQGSDVRWLGLVTADGRPLVAFGEQDMGGPPKIPREALAAMAAGQPWHGFVPMGERRVFLSLERAARPLSQLCSIDPALGCTPAEAETVHFALGLGAEEYLRISAEETRAAMYQTGFILLASSLFLFLASAYARRRETGQRLARLERFNSRLLDTMPDGLLTLDGEGRVDAANQSALALLGRPAEELIGRDVRDVLPEAAASDEAARTAMAGGHRLEIIARALGEPGEGRGRIMLLRDRTAESALEERLKSAEKLAAVGRMAAAVAHEVRNPLSSLRGFAQFFAKKLSGQKPDEDYAATMVREADRLNKVITDLLFLARPRAKSLSAVPVRAAAENVARLLALDAEEHGAEINVEVEDAAVLADADGLSQVLLNLVLNALAALPEHGGTVRILATREGPLTRLTVADNGRGMDETERERALEPFFTTRQGGTGLGLSIVQGIVESWGGRLEIESAPDEGTRAHIILNAAAEGSENHG, encoded by the coding sequence ATGGCCGTCGCGGCCATGCTCGTCGTTGCGGCCAGTCTCATCTTCATGGCCTGGGACGGCGTCCGCCGCCAGCAGGAGCTTCTCGACCGCCACCTGACCCTGACCGCCGGGGTCGTCTCGCGCGGGGTGCAGGTGCACCTGATGCGACGCCTGCGCCCGGCCATGCCGCACCCCGGCCCGGAACGCCATGACGAGCGCGGCCCAAGGCTCGGCCAGCGCGAACCCCCGCCCGACAAAAGCTTTTTGGGACTTGGCCCCCTGGCCGACGAATTCTTCCGCGAGACCGTGCAAGGCAGCGACGTGCGCTGGCTTGGCCTGGTCACGGCGGACGGTCGGCCGCTCGTCGCCTTCGGCGAGCAGGACATGGGCGGACCGCCCAAAATCCCCCGCGAAGCCCTTGCGGCCATGGCCGCTGGCCAGCCCTGGCACGGTTTCGTCCCCATGGGCGAGCGTCGCGTCTTTCTTTCGCTCGAACGCGCCGCGCGACCGCTTTCGCAACTGTGCTCCATCGATCCGGCGCTGGGCTGCACACCCGCCGAAGCGGAAACCGTCCATTTCGCCCTCGGCCTTGGGGCCGAGGAATACCTGCGCATCTCCGCCGAGGAGACGCGCGCGGCCATGTACCAGACCGGCTTCATCCTTCTGGCGTCGAGCCTGTTCCTATTCCTGGCCAGCGCCTACGCGCGGCGGCGCGAGACGGGCCAACGCCTGGCGCGGCTGGAACGCTTCAACTCCCGCCTCTTGGACACCATGCCCGACGGCCTCCTGACCCTGGACGGCGAGGGCCGCGTGGACGCCGCCAACCAAAGCGCGCTCGCCCTTTTGGGCCGTCCGGCCGAGGAACTCATCGGCCGCGACGTGCGCGACGTCCTGCCCGAGGCGGCCGCGTCCGACGAGGCGGCGCGCACGGCCATGGCAGGCGGCCACCGTCTGGAGATCATCGCACGCGCCTTGGGCGAACCGGGTGAGGGCCGGGGGCGCATCATGCTCTTGCGCGACCGCACCGCCGAATCGGCCCTGGAGGAGCGGCTGAAGTCCGCCGAGAAGCTGGCCGCCGTGGGCCGCATGGCGGCGGCCGTGGCGCACGAGGTCAGAAATCCGCTCTCCTCGCTGCGCGGCTTCGCCCAGTTCTTCGCCAAAAAACTCTCCGGACAAAAGCCCGACGAGGACTACGCCGCGACCATGGTGCGCGAGGCCGACCGCCTGAACAAGGTCATCACCGACCTGCTCTTTTTGGCCCGGCCCAGGGCGAAGAGCCTTTCGGCCGTGCCGGTGCGCGCGGCTGCCGAGAACGTGGCCAGGCTCCTGGCACTGGACGCCGAGGAGCACGGGGCGGAAATCAACGTCGAAGTCGAGGACGCGGCCGTGCTGGCCGATGCCGACGGCCTTTCCCAGGTGCTCCTGAATCTGGTGCTGAACGCCCTGGCCGCGCTGCCCGAACACGGCGGCACGGTGCGCATCCTGGCCACGCGGGAAGGCCCGCTTACGCGCCTGACCGTGGCCGACAACGGCCGGGGCATGGACGAGACCGAGCGTGAACGGGCGCTGGAACCGTTCTTCACCACCCGGCAGGGCGGCACGGGCCTTGGGCTGTCCATCGTCCAGGGAATCGTGGAATCCTGGGGCGGGCGGCTGGAGATCGAAAGCGCGCCGGACGAAGGCACGCGCGCGCACATCATCTTGAACGCAGCGGCCGAGGGGAGCGAGAACCATGGCTGA